One Candidatus Obscuribacterales bacterium genomic window carries:
- a CDS encoding acyl-CoA dehydrogenase family protein: MPYGEFLTEEHQAIREMIRDFATKELAPQAAAVDREARFNVEAFKKLGKLDLLGLPIGAEYGGAGSDYRSYAIAVEEIGRACGSTGLSYAAHVSLGTNPIYKFGSEEQKKKYLPKLTSGEYIGCWALTEPGTGSDAAAQRTTAKLDGDHWVLNGTKQFITNATHADVAIIMAMTDMSLGKKGISAFIVEKGTPGFFVSKVEKKLGMRGSPTASLTMEDCRIPAGNIIGAPGEGYKQALTTLEGGRISIGALALGIAQAALDAALVYARQREAFGEPIGNFQFIKGYLADMATQIQAARLLLYHAAWMKDHGQRVTLEGSQAKLFASEIASRVCNLCVQIHGGYGYIEDFPAERFLRDAKLCEIGEGTSEIQRLLIARQLGF, encoded by the coding sequence ATGCCTTACGGCGAATTCCTGACCGAAGAGCATCAGGCAATACGCGAGATGATTCGTGATTTTGCGACGAAGGAACTTGCTCCTCAAGCAGCTGCGGTTGATCGCGAAGCACGTTTTAACGTTGAGGCGTTCAAAAAATTAGGCAAACTGGATTTGCTGGGATTGCCAATTGGCGCTGAGTACGGCGGAGCTGGTTCTGATTACAGAAGCTACGCTATTGCCGTTGAAGAAATTGGTCGCGCATGTGGCTCGACAGGTTTGAGCTACGCCGCTCACGTGTCGTTGGGTACTAACCCAATCTACAAATTTGGTAGCGAAGAGCAGAAAAAGAAGTACTTGCCGAAGTTGACTTCCGGTGAATACATCGGATGTTGGGCATTGACTGAACCAGGCACTGGATCAGACGCTGCTGCGCAGAGAACTACTGCCAAGCTCGATGGCGATCATTGGGTGTTGAACGGCACAAAGCAATTCATCACCAATGCCACACACGCAGATGTTGCCATCATTATGGCGATGACGGACATGTCTCTCGGCAAAAAGGGCATTTCTGCTTTCATAGTTGAAAAAGGAACACCTGGTTTCTTTGTCAGCAAAGTGGAAAAGAAATTGGGTATGCGCGGTTCGCCGACAGCCAGCTTGACCATGGAAGACTGCCGCATTCCTGCCGGCAATATTATTGGTGCACCAGGTGAAGGCTATAAGCAAGCTCTCACGACATTGGAAGGCGGACGCATTTCCATCGGCGCATTGGCACTAGGTATTGCTCAAGCTGCTCTTGATGCGGCATTGGTTTATGCCAGACAGCGTGAAGCATTTGGTGAGCCGATTGGTAACTTCCAGTTTATTAAAGGTTATTTGGCTGATATGGCCACGCAGATACAAGCAGCAAGATTGCTTCTGTATCATGCTGCTTGGATGAAAGACCACGGACAGCGCGTAACATTGGAAGGCTCACAAGCCAAACTATTCGCTTCTGAAATTGCTTCGCGTGTGTGCAACCTCTGTGTTCAAATCCACGGCGGTTATGGCTACATCGAAGATTTCCCGGCAGAGCGCTTCTTGCGTGACGCCAAGCTTTGCGAAATCGGCGAAGGCACATCTGAAATTCAACGTCTGCTTATTGCCAGACAGTTGGGATTCTAA
- a CDS encoding ATP-binding protein, which translates to MKFNIEIMESCAIISIMIPRRLTPTIINRLEQFPAVALLGPRQVGKTTLAHTIAKDRKSIYLDLEIATDRAKLLNAESYLSAHEDKLVILDEVQRAPELFQTLRGLIDQGIRDGRGLGRFLLLGSVSVDLLKQSGESLAGRIAYEELFPLDVLEINASRDPLWLRGGFPKSFISKDDHASTIWRDNFIRTYLERDIPQLGPRIPAETLRRFWTMLSHNQGNLLNAAQLARNLSVDGKTIARYLDLMVDLLLVRRLIPFHANARKRLVKSPKVYVRDSGLVHALLGIENMERLAGHPVIGASWEGFVIENLLSVLPWSIKSFFYRSFTGAEIDLVLELSDGECWAIEIKRSLSAKLEKGFYSACEDLKPTRAFVVYSGSERYPIGDGIEAIGLEELTALLAGL; encoded by the coding sequence ATGAAATTTAACATTGAAATCATGGAGTCGTGTGCCATAATTTCAATAATGATACCTCGACGACTTACACCGACAATTATCAATCGTTTGGAGCAATTCCCTGCTGTGGCTTTGCTTGGACCTCGTCAGGTTGGTAAGACTACTTTAGCCCACACGATTGCTAAAGACCGCAAAAGTATCTATCTAGATCTTGAAATTGCTACAGACCGCGCAAAGCTACTGAATGCCGAATCATACCTCTCTGCCCATGAGGATAAATTGGTAATTTTGGATGAAGTCCAGAGAGCGCCCGAGCTTTTTCAAACTTTGCGGGGACTTATCGATCAAGGCATCCGCGATGGAAGAGGATTAGGACGCTTCCTCCTCCTTGGTTCTGTTTCTGTTGATTTGTTGAAACAATCCGGCGAAAGCCTAGCCGGACGCATTGCCTATGAAGAACTTTTCCCTTTGGATGTGTTGGAGATCAATGCAAGTCGGGATCCCCTATGGTTGCGTGGTGGATTTCCCAAGAGTTTTATCTCGAAAGATGATCATGCGAGCACCATTTGGCGAGACAATTTCATTCGCACTTATCTGGAGCGCGACATTCCTCAGCTAGGGCCGCGCATTCCAGCCGAGACTTTGCGCAGATTTTGGACAATGTTGTCTCACAATCAGGGCAATCTATTGAATGCTGCGCAACTGGCTAGAAATTTGTCTGTCGATGGAAAAACGATTGCTCGGTACCTTGATCTGATGGTTGATCTTCTTTTGGTTCGTCGTTTGATACCATTTCATGCCAATGCGCGTAAGCGGTTAGTGAAGTCTCCCAAGGTCTATGTGCGAGACAGCGGCTTGGTCCACGCATTGTTGGGGATAGAAAACATGGAGAGGTTAGCAGGACATCCGGTTATTGGTGCTAGCTGGGAAGGCTTCGTTATTGAAAATTTGCTTTCCGTCTTACCTTGGTCAATCAAGTCCTTCTTCTATAGAAGTTTCACTGGTGCAGAGATTGATTTGGTTCTCGAGTTGTCGGATGGTGAGTGCTGGGCTATCGAAATCAAACGTAGTTTGTCAGCCAAACTGGAAAAGGGATTCTATTCTGCTTGCGAAGACCTCAAACCTACACGAGCGTTTGTAGTTTATTCCGGCAGTGAACGCTATCCAATAGGCGATGGAATTGAGGCAATTGGGTTGGAAGAATTAACGGCCTTGCTGGCCGGGCTGTGA